A window of the Lactobacillus gasseri ATCC 33323 = JCM 1131 genome harbors these coding sequences:
- a CDS encoding PTS sugar transporter subunit IIC — protein sequence MSSLVKWLETYVLPPASRLAQVRWLVAMRDTFISLLPITMAGSIAMLFNSIIRAAKVQMHWDTFYSLMQPVVAIDNIIWEGTFALFAVYFAISWGYHLAKTYEVNRFAGSVASLVAFAMSISDSVKLHIDGDVVDIKNAFDIKQFSTMGLFTAIIFGCIGTALFIVFYKARIRLKVDTSMPHAEWVAFSTLIPILLSVFIVGFVNYAFQRLTGTYFGNWLLATIQRPLVNLGQGFGVVLLVTFLVQIFWFFGINGISVLTPVMDSLWLTPENINVTAVRNSERVPYIWVRDSFNVFAWFGGAGGTLVLIIAILMFSKRKDYRTIAKMAVAPGIFNINEPIIFGLPVVFNPVYLIPFVVAPLVNVSLAYWATTAGLVNPVQIFVPTVMPPLIGPFLACNYDWRAIVLALINMVIALLIWMPFVFAADQITKQDNNQRNFYLPQY from the coding sequence ATGTCATCTTTAGTTAAATGGCTTGAAACTTACGTTTTACCGCCTGCATCTCGTTTAGCTCAAGTTCGGTGGCTAGTTGCAATGCGGGATACTTTCATTTCTTTATTACCGATTACAATGGCTGGTTCAATTGCGATGCTATTTAATAGCATCATTAGAGCCGCTAAAGTACAGATGCATTGGGATACTTTTTATTCTTTGATGCAGCCAGTTGTCGCAATTGATAATATTATTTGGGAAGGTACATTCGCACTTTTTGCAGTTTATTTTGCGATTTCTTGGGGCTATCACTTAGCTAAGACCTATGAAGTAAATCGTTTTGCTGGCTCAGTTGCTTCCTTAGTTGCCTTTGCAATGAGTATTAGTGATTCAGTAAAATTACATATTGATGGAGACGTAGTTGATATTAAAAATGCTTTTGATATCAAGCAATTTTCAACAATGGGCTTGTTTACGGCTATTATTTTTGGTTGCATTGGGACTGCCTTGTTTATTGTATTTTATAAGGCAAGAATTCGACTCAAAGTTGATACCAGTATGCCTCATGCTGAATGGGTGGCATTTAGTACCTTAATTCCAATTTTACTTTCAGTGTTTATTGTTGGCTTTGTTAATTATGCATTTCAACGGCTTACTGGAACTTATTTTGGCAATTGGCTTCTTGCGACTATTCAGCGTCCCTTGGTTAATTTGGGACAGGGATTTGGAGTCGTCTTATTGGTTACCTTTCTGGTGCAAATTTTTTGGTTCTTTGGAATTAACGGCATCAGTGTTTTAACTCCAGTAATGGACTCTTTGTGGTTAACCCCAGAAAATATTAACGTTACAGCTGTTCGAAACAGTGAGCGTGTTCCATATATTTGGGTTCGCGATTCATTTAATGTATTTGCCTGGTTTGGTGGAGCAGGAGGTACCCTAGTATTAATTATTGCGATCTTAATGTTTTCTAAACGTAAAGATTATCGAACAATAGCTAAGATGGCTGTAGCACCTGGTATATTCAATATTAATGAACCTATTATTTTTGGCTTGCCTGTAGTTTTTAATCCAGTTTATTTAATTCCATTTGTTGTTGCTCCGCTTGTAAATGTGTCACTAGCATATTGGGCAACAACGGCAGGTCTAGTTAATCCGGTTCAAATTTTTGTTCCAACAGTAATGCCGCCACTTATTGGGCCGTTTCTAGCATGTAATTATGATTGGCGAGCTATTGTTTTAGCACTTATTAATATGGTAATCGCACTTCTTATTTGGATGCCGTTTGTTTTTGCGGCTGACCAGATCACTAAGCAAGATAATAATCAACGTAATTTCTATTTACCACAGTATTAA
- a CDS encoding tyrosine-type recombinase/integrase, with protein MSVYKDNKSKTWYIKRSWYDVNGKRHYITRRGFKNKREAEKKDNKLAVQVSDGVNVTENPIFADYYDNWVKTYKGTPNGQSNSVAPNTLTEYILQGKRIRNYFGATKIKSIKRTTYQQFINDFGKDHAKTTMRKLHNIIKACIRSAINDGIITRNFTDDISLAYNQDKAYKVTYLQDKDIPRLYKYLYDHRKPQYSSSYMLMLMLLTGLRESEVAGLTWDNINLKSNLITVEKSWVYTQKDYGPTKNGSSQRIVSVPSKMMDCIQELKNNHKTKVFWSKTHRCLPGSKGLTECLRTALKNLGISADDFHPHSLRHSQVALLLQADISTYDIAQRLGHATTKTTEETYAYEFEKHRELVNKKINDVLSKKIED; from the coding sequence ATGTCTGTTTATAAGGATAATAAATCAAAAACATGGTATATCAAGCGTTCTTGGTACGATGTAAATGGCAAACGTCACTATATTACCCGCCGAGGATTTAAAAATAAACGTGAAGCTGAAAAAAAAGATAATAAATTAGCAGTCCAAGTAAGCGATGGTGTTAACGTGACAGAAAACCCGATTTTCGCCGATTATTACGATAATTGGGTAAAGACATACAAAGGTACTCCAAACGGTCAAAGTAATTCTGTAGCACCTAATACATTAACTGAATATATATTGCAAGGTAAACGGATTAGAAACTACTTTGGAGCTACCAAAATCAAATCAATAAAAAGAACCACCTATCAGCAGTTTATAAATGATTTTGGAAAAGACCATGCTAAGACGACCATGCGTAAACTTCATAATATTATCAAAGCTTGTATCCGTTCTGCGATTAATGACGGCATAATAACAAGAAACTTTACTGACGATATTTCACTAGCTTATAACCAAGATAAAGCCTATAAGGTTACTTATTTACAAGACAAAGATATTCCTAGACTATATAAATATCTTTACGACCATAGGAAACCTCAGTATTCTTCCTCATATATGCTAATGTTAATGCTCCTAACGGGCTTAAGAGAAAGCGAAGTTGCAGGATTAACATGGGATAATATTAACTTAAAAAGCAATCTCATTACTGTAGAAAAAAGTTGGGTATATACTCAAAAAGATTATGGACCAACAAAAAACGGGTCATCTCAACGAATTGTGAGTGTCCCGTCTAAAATGATGGATTGTATTCAAGAATTAAAAAATAATCATAAAACCAAAGTTTTCTGGTCAAAGACGCATAGATGCCTACCCGGATCTAAGGGCTTAACAGAATGTCTTAGAACTGCACTAAAAAATTTAGGTATTTCAGCCGATGATTTCCACCCTCATTCTTTACGACATTCTCAAGTTGCTCTTTTGCTTCAAGCTGATATTTCTACTTATGACATTGCACAACGCCTAGGACATGCTACAACTAAAACTACAGAAGAAACATACGCCTATGAATTTGAAAAGCACAGAGAATTAGTTAATAAAAAAATCAACGATGTATTATCCAAAAAAATTGAAGATTAA
- a CDS encoding DEAD/DEAH box helicase, whose product MYSKAVSQVLERERKTKPTLIQERTYDAIHNGASLVGLAKTGTGKTLAYGLPVMERIDEIGGRGVILEPTTELAIQTRNNLLPYAKALGLKTIALVGAGNRKRQLERLKKEKPEIIIATPGRFFDFLSENRIKYQDINALVIDEADDILEFAKLDLLSSLGQNLSSTAQILLFGASESEVTKNAEDLFNHTFLLVDVRPEQKSEVKHYFLQVSNEYKMQFLQRLAKLDKFKGILFFDSTETEMRFARIFSHSKTKFAVLSNETSKQNREKLLSDFKAGRIKFLFATDLAARGLDLPDVSYVINFEIPSEVNTYLHRSGRTGRMNKSGTVVTLGDDHDFRNLKKLLAGTYQIERAYFAGYSLTTEKPKSKKVEAVEKKEHKKVEKSKPKHKKKRWRNKKNKGYHPRKSRGEK is encoded by the coding sequence ATGTATTCAAAAGCAGTTTCACAAGTTTTAGAAAGAGAACGCAAGACTAAACCAACTTTAATTCAAGAGCGGACCTATGATGCAATACACAATGGTGCGAGTCTGGTTGGGCTAGCTAAGACTGGTACGGGAAAGACTTTGGCATATGGATTGCCAGTAATGGAGCGAATTGACGAAATTGGCGGCCGAGGAGTTATTTTAGAGCCGACAACTGAATTAGCAATTCAAACGAGAAATAATCTTTTGCCTTATGCTAAAGCTTTAGGACTTAAAACAATCGCACTAGTTGGGGCCGGCAATAGAAAAAGACAATTAGAGCGTTTAAAAAAAGAAAAGCCAGAAATAATTATTGCTACTCCGGGAAGGTTTTTTGATTTTTTATCCGAGAATCGGATTAAATATCAAGATATTAATGCCTTAGTAATTGATGAGGCAGATGATATTTTAGAATTTGCAAAATTAGATTTATTAAGTTCATTAGGACAAAATTTATCCTCAACAGCTCAAATTTTACTTTTTGGTGCTTCAGAGTCTGAAGTAACTAAAAATGCAGAAGATCTTTTTAATCATACTTTTTTATTGGTTGATGTACGGCCAGAGCAAAAGTCTGAAGTTAAGCATTATTTCTTGCAAGTTTCAAATGAATATAAAATGCAGTTTTTACAACGGTTAGCGAAATTAGATAAGTTCAAGGGTATTCTGTTCTTTGACAGTACTGAAACTGAAATGAGATTCGCACGAATTTTTAGTCATAGTAAGACTAAATTTGCTGTTTTAAGTAATGAAACTAGTAAGCAAAATCGCGAAAAGTTGCTTAGTGATTTCAAAGCGGGGCGGATTAAGTTCTTATTTGCGACTGATTTAGCTGCGCGTGGTTTAGATTTACCTGATGTTAGTTATGTCATTAATTTTGAAATACCAAGTGAAGTTAATACATACTTACATCGTAGCGGTAGAACTGGACGGATGAATAAGTCAGGTACAGTCGTTACTCTTGGGGATGACCATGACTTTAGAAATTTAAAGAAATTGCTAGCTGGTACTTATCAAATTGAAAGAGCATATTTTGCTGGTTATAGTTTAACTACTGAAAAACCTAAGTCTAAAAAGGTAGAGGCAGTAGAAAAGAAAGAGCATAAAAAAGTAGAAAAAAGTAAGCCAAAACATAAAAAGAAGCGTTGGCGTAATAAAAAAAATAAAGGATACCATCCTCGAAAGAGCAGAGGAGAGAAATAA
- a CDS encoding DUF3862 domain-containing protein, producing the protein MKKKYLVAATGLALLGLSMSACSSNSGSKSDSAKTSQKKKKNETISQNKELREKFDQIKVGELSNHGEGGSTIQDVEKLLGKANTTDTTTVDSYKTKSYIWNKGAVTVTVQFEPDKAVTKDITGFKWGKRDEKLDLAAFNSIQDGATYDDIVKKYGEPDSLNESLLLGTKTVTGLWYTGIKGKADGAFASLTFENGALTSKTQTDLK; encoded by the coding sequence ATGAAAAAGAAATATTTAGTTGCTGCTACCGGACTTGCCCTACTTGGCTTGTCTATGTCAGCTTGTTCATCTAATAGCGGTAGTAAAAGCGATTCTGCTAAAACTTCCCAAAAAAAGAAAAAGAATGAAACTATCTCTCAAAATAAAGAGTTGAGAGAAAAGTTCGATCAAATTAAAGTTGGTGAATTAAGCAATCATGGTGAAGGCGGTTCCACTATTCAAGATGTAGAAAAGTTACTGGGAAAAGCTAATACAACTGATACCACTACCGTAGATAGTTATAAGACAAAATCTTATATCTGGAATAAAGGCGCTGTTACTGTTACCGTTCAATTTGAGCCAGATAAGGCTGTTACTAAGGACATCACTGGCTTTAAGTGGGGAAAACGTGATGAAAAATTAGATCTTGCGGCTTTTAATAGTATTCAAGACGGCGCCACATATGATGATATCGTTAAAAAATATGGGGAACCTGACAGCTTGAACGAGTCTCTTCTTCTTGGTACTAAGACGGTTACGGGATTATGGTACACCGGTATTAAAGGAAAAGCTGACGGTGCATTTGCTTCTCTTACATTTGAGAATGGTGCATTAACCTCTAAGACTCAAACCGATTTGAAATAG
- a CDS encoding helix-turn-helix transcriptional regulator, translating into MKRELKSLRVGAGLTQTELAKRLGVTNVTVSRWERGEAIPKPKYIKAMAKLFNIKGQDIFLNLITTKAYKVATK; encoded by the coding sequence ATGAAGCGGGAACTTAAAAGCTTACGAGTTGGAGCTGGGCTTACGCAAACTGAATTAGCAAAGCGATTAGGCGTTACTAATGTTACAGTTTCAAGGTGGGAGAGAGGAGAAGCAATTCCAAAGCCCAAGTATATTAAAGCCATGGCAAAATTATTTAATATCAAGGGGCAGGATATTTTTTTAAATTTAATTACTACTAAAGCTTATAAAGTTGCTACAAAATAG
- a CDS encoding DUF771 domain-containing protein, whose product MPELINKDALIVIFKPIIKALFDKEKEEAEGATINIDEFRKKYCGGKGQEWVRLYVFDKFKKEIDFENGGFVVNPHNGKKTIIFRKDAKKWIEENYHRIDWNASIKKDFGR is encoded by the coding sequence ATGCCTGAGCTAATTAATAAAGATGCTCTCATAGTTATCTTTAAGCCGATTATCAAAGCTTTATTTGATAAGGAAAAGGAAGAAGCAGAGGGCGCAACAATTAACATTGATGAGTTCCGAAAAAAGTATTGCGGAGGTAAAGGTCAAGAGTGGGTAAGGTTGTATGTTTTCGATAAGTTTAAAAAGGAAATTGATTTCGAAAATGGTGGTTTTGTAGTTAACCCACACAACGGCAAGAAAACAATCATTTTTAGAAAAGACGCTAAAAAGTGGATTGAAGAAAACTATCACCGCATTGATTGGAATGCAAGTATTAAGAAAGATTTTGGGAGGTAG
- the hpt gene encoding hypoxanthine phosphoribosyltransferase — protein sequence MQNSDNIDNIIDRVLFSQDDIEEICQRLGKQLTEDYAGKFPLVIGVLKGAVYFMTDLTRHMNVKMQNDFMDVSSYGDGFESSGKVRLDIDVQADVKDRDVLLVEDIVDTGHTLKFMKDLLNKRGAKSVKCCALLNKTERREDNVVVDYYGSKVENAFVVGYGLDYLNAYRNLPYVGVLKPEVIQANLNR from the coding sequence ATGCAAAATAGTGATAATATTGACAACATTATTGATCGTGTTTTATTCAGCCAAGATGATATTGAAGAAATTTGTCAAAGACTTGGCAAACAATTGACTGAAGATTACGCTGGAAAGTTTCCATTAGTCATTGGCGTATTAAAGGGTGCAGTTTATTTCATGACGGATTTAACTCGGCACATGAATGTAAAGATGCAAAATGATTTCATGGATGTTTCAAGCTATGGTGACGGTTTTGAGTCAAGTGGTAAAGTCAGATTAGATATTGATGTTCAAGCTGATGTCAAAGATAGAGACGTTTTACTAGTTGAAGATATTGTTGATACTGGTCATACTTTGAAGTTCATGAAGGATCTATTAAACAAGCGTGGTGCCAAAAGTGTAAAATGCTGTGCTTTACTTAATAAGACTGAACGTCGTGAAGATAATGTAGTTGTAGATTACTATGGATCAAAAGTGGAAAATGCGTTTGTTGTTGGTTATGGTTTAGACTACTTAAATGCATATCGTAATTTACCTTATGTCGGCGTTTTAAAGCCAGAAGTTATTCAGGCAAACTTAAATCGTTAA
- a CDS encoding helix-turn-helix domain-containing protein — protein MIGDRIRELRTSHRLSQTELSKLLHVSQQTITKWENGKAEPSSGALAKLAEYFDVSADYLLGSDKTSEPKSVDLEKDPVVLSYGGRPVSEEDMDVIKAILERHKNDGDVHYE, from the coding sequence ATGATTGGCGATAGAATACGTGAGTTGAGGACATCTCATAGACTCTCACAAACAGAACTAAGCAAATTATTACATGTATCTCAACAAACTATTACTAAATGGGAAAATGGGAAAGCTGAGCCTTCAAGCGGTGCTTTAGCTAAACTAGCTGAATACTTTGATGTGTCAGCTGATTATTTATTAGGTTCAGATAAAACTAGTGAGCCTAAATCCGTTGACCTAGAAAAAGATCCTGTCGTTCTTAGTTACGGTGGACGCCCTGTTTCAGAAGAAGATATGGACGTTATCAAAGCAATTCTTGAAAGACATAAGAATGATGGAGACGTTCACTACGAGTAA
- a CDS encoding nitroreductase, whose product MEFKDVLTREHATRKFTDQRVSEKTVRKVIEEAQRTPSLLNSQPWRIYVAEGEVAKTIRKEHEEKTLANEEPHEEFDSLLNVEWDTFPSKNMATMSETLDYFLRGEADDFDQAQLKLFNAPVIVFLTIPKQSPAWSIFDLGGFSQTLMLAANNRGLSTMPAHAFVKYPEVIRKYLDIPEDETIGIGIGLGYPNKKATINNYKSKRVPLDEILKIKKNL is encoded by the coding sequence ATGGAATTTAAAGATGTCTTAACCCGTGAACATGCAACAAGAAAATTCACGGATCAAAGAGTAAGTGAAAAGACCGTACGTAAAGTTATCGAAGAAGCACAAAGAACACCATCTTTACTTAATTCACAGCCTTGGCGTATTTATGTTGCTGAAGGTGAAGTAGCAAAAACAATTCGAAAAGAACACGAAGAAAAGACCTTGGCTAATGAAGAACCCCATGAAGAATTTGATTCATTATTAAACGTTGAATGGGATACATTTCCAAGTAAGAATATGGCAACAATGAGTGAAACTTTAGACTATTTCTTACGAGGAGAAGCTGATGACTTTGATCAAGCTCAACTTAAATTATTCAATGCTCCTGTAATTGTTTTTCTTACTATTCCTAAACAATCTCCAGCTTGGTCAATCTTTGACTTAGGTGGTTTTTCACAAACTTTAATGCTTGCAGCAAATAATCGCGGCTTAAGTACAATGCCAGCACATGCTTTTGTTAAGTATCCTGAAGTGATCAGAAAATATTTGGATATTCCGGAAGATGAAACAATTGGAATTGGAATTGGCTTAGGATATCCTAATAAAAAAGCAACAATTAATAATTATAAGTCTAAGCGTGTACCACTAGATGAAATCTTAAAAATTAAGAAAAATCTTTAA
- a CDS encoding APC family permease, whose translation MKRQISFGQALATVVGTVIGGGVFFKIGSISHETGTPSLTLFVWILAGIVSIASGLTVSEIAAALPVTGGSIKYIEYTYGKVWGFLFGWAQMLVYFPANIAALSVVFGQQFAVLFGFPTKYATLIALLLALFLMSLNFISTKFSTRMQSAMTILKAIPIALIVIFGLFNSTKINVNLLPLSSGHNISFWAGLSGGLLAALFAYDGWINVTNLAGEVKEPEKNLSRAIIIGLSAITLIYVLVNYAFLTAIPFKEIIGNQNTAYLASLKLFGSLGGKLITIGILISVYGAINGFMLTGMRIPYTLAKDKMLPFSNKIGRTNINTGVPTISALIILTVSLIMIFLGTFDLLTNMLVFVMWTFTTLISIAVVILRYREPKLERPYVVPWYPIIPIISIGGGLFIVISTVINEFWLSITGIGLTALGLPVYYYMKKHNHQN comes from the coding sequence TTGAAAAGACAAATTAGCTTCGGACAGGCGCTGGCTACAGTGGTAGGAACTGTAATTGGCGGGGGCGTCTTCTTTAAAATCGGTAGCATTAGTCATGAAACAGGCACACCATCTTTAACTCTTTTTGTTTGGATTTTAGCCGGTATCGTTTCTATTGCTTCTGGTCTAACAGTTTCTGAAATTGCTGCTGCACTTCCAGTTACTGGCGGATCAATTAAATATATTGAATATACTTATGGGAAAGTTTGGGGCTTTTTATTTGGCTGGGCACAAATGCTAGTCTACTTTCCTGCCAATATCGCCGCTTTAAGCGTGGTATTTGGGCAACAATTTGCTGTCTTATTTGGTTTCCCTACTAAATATGCAACCCTGATTGCTTTATTGCTCGCTCTTTTTTTAATGAGTTTAAATTTTATTTCTACCAAATTTTCAACCAGAATGCAGTCAGCGATGACAATTCTGAAGGCTATTCCAATTGCATTAATTGTAATTTTTGGCCTTTTTAATTCAACTAAAATTAATGTCAACTTACTTCCCTTAAGTTCTGGCCATAATATTTCTTTTTGGGCTGGTTTAAGTGGCGGTTTACTAGCTGCTTTATTTGCATACGACGGCTGGATCAATGTCACCAATCTAGCTGGTGAAGTTAAAGAACCAGAAAAGAACTTGTCAAGAGCCATTATTATTGGACTATCCGCAATTACTTTAATTTATGTGTTAGTAAATTATGCTTTCTTAACTGCAATTCCCTTTAAAGAAATAATTGGCAACCAAAATACTGCTTATCTTGCCTCCTTAAAGCTCTTTGGCAGTCTAGGGGGCAAATTAATTACAATCGGAATTTTAATTTCTGTTTATGGAGCAATTAATGGCTTTATGCTTACAGGAATGAGAATTCCATATACTCTAGCAAAAGATAAAATGTTGCCATTTTCCAATAAAATCGGTCGCACTAACATTAATACAGGTGTACCGACAATTAGTGCTTTGATTATTTTGACCGTTTCCTTAATAATGATTTTTTTAGGAACTTTTGATCTCTTAACTAATATGTTGGTATTTGTTATGTGGACCTTTACGACATTAATTTCAATTGCGGTGGTAATTCTACGCTATCGTGAGCCTAAACTAGAACGGCCATATGTTGTTCCTTGGTACCCAATTATTCCAATCATTTCAATCGGCGGTGGTCTTTTTATTGTAATTAGTACCGTAATTAATGAATTCTGGCTTTCAATAACTGGAATTGGTTTAACAGCTTTGGGATTACCTGTTTACTACTATATGAAGAAACATAATCATCAGAATTAA
- a CDS encoding ImmA/IrrE family metallo-endopeptidase has translation MMETFTTSNAMYNNDLLIYICNLIEDHHLSYILSRLEDRHFRSRYLPKQKTIIINTNWWNPPEIPFMAAHELGHYINGDKGVMYYDHTYKWQEHRAFNRNDDAFKEDQADLYGLDLIWNYASSQGYTCEDPGEFMLQFGIPERLKKVVAQKFESNNDLLF, from the coding sequence ATGATGGAGACGTTCACTACGAGTAATGCCATGTACAATAATGATTTGCTAATCTATATTTGTAATTTAATTGAAGATCATCATCTTTCTTACATACTATCCCGCTTAGAAGACAGACATTTCCGTTCTAGGTATCTTCCTAAACAAAAAACTATCATTATTAATACAAACTGGTGGAATCCACCAGAAATTCCATTCATGGCTGCTCACGAATTAGGGCATTATATAAATGGCGATAAAGGTGTTATGTACTATGACCATACTTATAAATGGCAAGAACATCGTGCTTTTAATCGCAATGATGATGCTTTTAAGGAAGATCAAGCTGATCTATATGGATTAGATCTCATCTGGAATTATGCTTCTTCCCAAGGATATACCTGTGAAGACCCTGGAGAATTTATGCTACAGTTTGGAATTCCTGAGAGATTGAAAAAAGTGGTTGCCCAAAAATTTGAAAGCAATAATGACTTACTATTTTAA
- a CDS encoding hemolysin family protein, which produces MSTSTITTNLIVIFITFLIAIFFVVAEFALVQTRSSQLEDMLANGQGNPKKLKRALHMVHNLNESLSTTQVGTTLVGVILGWIGQGTIEELLTDVFKMTPWFGAKTSGVLGATLGVVLLTYLEVVVTEIVPKNIAIDMPVKCLMAVVTPLTVFHTVVYPFVWLLNHSANGLLHLLGMQSADEESEVYSQSEILRLSRNAVTGGSLDKDDLLYMERAFELNDKVAKDIMTDRTQLQVLNATDNVKTALKKYIEDGFSRFPVVRDNDKDDIVGYVYAYDIVSQDQESPDVPITRIIRAIITVPESMLIQDILKLMIKKHTPIVLVVDEYGGTSGIVTDKDIYEELFGSIKDEIDDVSDEYIVRDDHGDIHVSGKTTLYDFERYFHTKLKSFEDSDIITIGGYMMEHYPNLKKGESVDLEGFKFKLVNIEQGFMRWFLVSKIARNTDKKAADSDQNKEEKAK; this is translated from the coding sequence TTGTCTACAAGTACTATAACTACTAATTTAATTGTCATTTTCATAACGTTTTTAATTGCGATATTCTTTGTTGTTGCCGAATTTGCTTTAGTGCAAACTAGATCTAGTCAGCTAGAAGATATGCTAGCAAACGGTCAAGGCAATCCTAAGAAGTTAAAGCGTGCTTTGCACATGGTTCATAACTTAAATGAATCATTATCTACTACTCAGGTGGGTACGACCTTAGTCGGTGTTATTTTAGGTTGGATTGGTCAAGGAACAATCGAAGAATTATTGACTGATGTATTTAAGATGACGCCATGGTTTGGGGCAAAGACTAGCGGTGTATTAGGAGCAACTTTAGGTGTTGTATTGTTAACCTACTTAGAAGTTGTTGTAACTGAAATTGTTCCTAAAAATATTGCTATCGATATGCCTGTTAAGTGTTTGATGGCTGTTGTTACTCCCTTGACAGTCTTTCATACGGTAGTATATCCATTTGTTTGGTTACTTAACCATAGCGCTAATGGCTTACTTCATTTATTGGGAATGCAATCAGCTGATGAAGAAAGCGAAGTTTATTCACAATCTGAAATTCTACGTTTATCACGTAATGCTGTAACTGGTGGATCACTTGATAAAGACGATTTGTTATACATGGAGCGTGCCTTTGAATTAAATGATAAGGTTGCTAAAGATATTATGACTGATCGTACTCAGCTTCAAGTTTTGAATGCCACTGATAATGTTAAAACTGCTTTAAAGAAGTATATTGAGGATGGTTTTAGTCGTTTTCCAGTTGTTCGTGATAATGATAAAGACGATATTGTCGGTTATGTTTATGCTTATGATATTGTAAGCCAAGATCAAGAAAGTCCTGATGTCCCGATTACTAGAATTATTAGAGCGATCATTACTGTGCCTGAATCCATGTTGATTCAAGATATCTTGAAGTTAATGATCAAAAAACATACTCCAATTGTTCTAGTAGTAGATGAATATGGTGGCACCAGCGGTATCGTAACGGATAAAGATATTTATGAAGAGCTCTTTGGTTCAATTAAAGATGAAATTGATGATGTTTCTGATGAATATATTGTTCGTGATGATCATGGGGACATTCATGTTTCAGGAAAGACTACTTTATACGATTTTGAACGTTACTTCCATACTAAACTTAAGAGTTTTGAAGACAGCGATATAATTACTATCGGTGGCTATATGATGGAACATTACCCTAACTTGAAGAAGGGTGAATCTGTTGACTTAGAAGGCTTTAAGTTCAAATTGGTAAATATCGAACAAGGTTTCATGCGTTGGTTCCTTGTTTCTAAGATAGCCAGGAACACTGATAAGAAAGCAGCAGATAGCGATCAAAATAAAGAAGAAAAAGCTAAATAA
- a CDS encoding GH25 family lysozyme: MIVHRYRHKYTFPSIIILLILAFSGLVWGYFNMRQNTTVPRGSNMSVLGIELDQTKDYIDLHKLEKNGISFVYLRSTQGKSYFDDNYLLYRDQLQGTNLNFGTIIAYSDETSNQDQYQYFVNKVGTNTGSLPVMIVPATNHLTKSYWKRMGEFAQMINNLGKRTMIAGDYRYHNYFPEGTRFLYTGASLKDRRHYAFWCYTQNGRVKNIDNLDRDVTMFAYIGTNTQYAQLYSQEKTQ; encoded by the coding sequence ATGATTGTGCATCGTTATCGACATAAATATACTTTTCCAAGTATTATTATTTTGCTCATTCTAGCCTTTTCTGGGTTAGTATGGGGATATTTCAATATGAGGCAAAATACGACTGTGCCACGTGGCTCAAATATGAGTGTACTTGGAATTGAATTAGATCAAACTAAAGATTATATTGACCTTCATAAATTAGAAAAGAACGGGATTTCGTTTGTTTATTTGCGTTCAACGCAAGGGAAATCGTATTTTGACGACAATTATTTACTTTACCGTGATCAGCTTCAGGGAACTAATCTTAATTTTGGTACAATTATTGCCTATAGTGATGAAACCAGCAATCAGGATCAGTATCAATATTTTGTAAATAAAGTTGGAACTAATACTGGCAGTTTACCAGTTATGATTGTGCCAGCTACTAATCACTTAACTAAGTCATACTGGAAAAGAATGGGTGAATTTGCTCAGATGATAAATAATCTTGGCAAGAGAACGATGATAGCAGGCGACTACCGTTATCATAATTACTTTCCAGAAGGAACAAGATTTTTATATACGGGAGCAAGTTTAAAAGATAGACGACATTATGCCTTTTGGTGTTACACTCAAAATGGAAGAGTTAAAAATATTGATAATTTAGATCGAGACGTCACAATGTTTGCTTACATTGGTACTAATACGCAATATGCGCAACTATATAGTCAAGAGAAAACACAATAG